DNA sequence from the Nodosilinea sp. FACHB-141 genome:
GCGCTACATCTACCCCCGCCCTGACTGGGCGGCCTTGAATCGGCTGCTGGCCCAGCTAGAGGCCGACTGCGGCTTGCCGGTGCAGTCATTTAGTGAGCCGACGGCCATGGGGCCAGAAGACTACTATCCTCGGCTGCTGACCCTGGGGCGGCACCTGCTGGGCCGGTTAGAGCAGTTTTACCAGCAGTTCTATAACCTGCCGCCAGCTGCCGAGCCCGAAGATTCTGAACATCCCGCCGCGATCGCCCAGCGGTTGAGCCCCTTGCTAGACGGCTCGCTCAAGATCGGGGAGCGATTCTTTGGCCTACCCCATACAGGAACTCTGGTGACCCGCTGCCGCCGTCTAGAAGAGGCGGGGTGGGCCTACATTTACCGCGAAGACATTGCTGACCTGAAGCAGCTCTCAGCCTTCGATCGCGGCTTGGCTAACTGGATGTCGGAGGAAGCCACGCTGCACATGCGGCACATGCGCTTGGTAGAAAGCTTTGTGGCGGTGACCGGCACCTATGTGAAAGACAAGCCCACCTTTGAGCGCTTTGCTGAAACTACCTTGATTCTCTTTGACTTGGTGGAGCGGGTGAAGGGGACAAGGGTGCCCAAACGTCCCCAGCTGGGTACTCGCCAGGCGGTGATCAGTTTGGGGGAGCCGATGAATATTAACGATCGCTGGTCTGACTATGCCGAGTCACGGCGATCGGCTAAGGCGGCGGTGGAGACTCTGACGGCCGATATTCAAGCGGCAATGGAGGAGTTAATTCTGACGGCAGATGCTGCTGGGGGAGAGGCGTCATAATCCAGAAGTCTAACTCTGTGGAATGGTTGAGCCGCTATGAGCGCTGAACTGCAAAACGATCGCCAAATTGCGCTGGTGGTGGGCGCTAGCCAAGGCATTGGCCTGGGCTTTGTGCGGCAGCTGCTGGCCGATGGACGCTTCGAGCGGGTGTACGGCACCTACCGTCGGCCCGAGACAGCCCAGGAACTGTTAGCACTGGCCGAACAGTCGCCCCAGCTGGTTTGTCTGCCGGTGGATGTTACCGATGAGGGCACGATTGAGGGGGCGATCGCCCACATCCAAACCTTGACCCCGCGGCTGCACCGGGCGGTGTACTGCGTGGGGGTGCTCCATGACGGCGATTTTCAGCCTGAAAAGAGCCTGCGGCAGCTTACCAGCGAAAACTTGATGCGATCGTTTCAGACTAATGCCTTTGGGGCGGTGCTGTTGGCCAAGCATCTGATGCCTTTACTGAAGCACGATCAGCCCAGTATCCTCGCTGCTGTATCGGCTAAGGTAGGCAGCATTGGCGACAACCGCTTGGGGGGCTGGTATGGGTACCGGGC
Encoded proteins:
- a CDS encoding 1-acyl-sn-glycerol-3-phosphate acyltransferase, with amino-acid sequence MPQLNRAQPPLGFIPPRYKPWVVQGCYVVLPLMLRLRLRPWLPAGIWPVTCHNPEVLADCFRQFQTGKIRLMMAFRHSQVDDPLCLSYLFSRLVPRAARQRGFSLKRPLHSFFMYDRGMPLWAGRWLGWFFSAIGGIPVHRGRRLDLKALKAVRERMMNAPLPVTIAPEGATNGHGEVISDLEPGTAQLAFWAVEDLQKAGRSEQVLLLPVGLRYIYPRPDWAALNRLLAQLEADCGLPVQSFSEPTAMGPEDYYPRLLTLGRHLLGRLEQFYQQFYNLPPAAEPEDSEHPAAIAQRLSPLLDGSLKIGERFFGLPHTGTLVTRCRRLEEAGWAYIYREDIADLKQLSAFDRGLANWMSEEATLHMRHMRLVESFVAVTGTYVKDKPTFERFAETTLILFDLVERVKGTRVPKRPQLGTRQAVISLGEPMNINDRWSDYAESRRSAKAAVETLTADIQAAMEELILTADAAGGEAS
- a CDS encoding SDR family NAD(P)-dependent oxidoreductase, with translation MSAELQNDRQIALVVGASQGIGLGFVRQLLADGRFERVYGTYRRPETAQELLALAEQSPQLVCLPVDVTDEGTIEGAIAHIQTLTPRLHRAVYCVGVLHDGDFQPEKSLRQLTSENLMRSFQTNAFGAVLLAKHLMPLLKHDQPSILAAVSAKVGSIGDNRLGGWYGYRASKAALNMFIKTASLEYARRSPNTTLALLHPGTTDTRLSEPFQRGVPPEKLFSVERTVAQLMAVMDGLTPADSGEFFSWDGSRLPW